Proteins from one Ficedula albicollis isolate OC2 chromosome 3, FicAlb1.5, whole genome shotgun sequence genomic window:
- the TTC32 gene encoding tetratricopeptide repeat protein 32, producing the protein GGRAGRAPLTPLLCARSARSELATALNDRGQVRYLRVEFAAALQDFTAAIECQPGFEVPYYNRGLVRYRLGDFDEAMEDFRKVLELNPQFEDAALSLKQAILDKEEKQKRGY; encoded by the exons ggagGGCGCGCCGGGCGGGCCCCGCTAACGCCGCTCCTCTGTGCCCGCAGCGCCCGCAGCGAGCTCGCCACGGCGCTCAACGACCGCGGGCAGGTGCGCTACCTGCGCGTGGAGTTCGCCGCCGCCCTGCAGGACTTCACGGCCGCCATCGAGTGCCAGCCCGGCTTCGAGGTGCCCTACTACAACCGCGGGCTGGTGCGCTACCGGCTGG GAGACTTTGATGAGGCCATGGAAGATTTCAGGAAAGTCTTAGAGTTAAACCCCCAGTTTGAAGATGCTGCATTGAGTCTAAAACAGGCTATTCttgataaagaagaaaaacagaagcgGGGTTATTGA